Proteins encoded within one genomic window of Rhododendron vialii isolate Sample 1 chromosome 1a, ASM3025357v1:
- the LOC131324945 gene encoding uncharacterized calcium-binding protein At1g02270-like isoform X2, translating to MGESNEDICDQEQRPPSSNSLGCVSCTTFNILAPIYKRLDDQHCESEFHELWLNRNESILDRLLDLGSSIICLQEFWVQNEELVRMYEKRLGDAGYQTFKLPRTNNRGDGLLTAVFQTQFNVVNHQEFRFNDIGDRVSQLLHVELLDHSSPNQPTKMEKQVLVVNTHLIFPHDSSYCFVRLQQVYKILQYIDQYCQENQLPPLPVILCGDWNGSKKGNVYKFLQSQGFVSAYDIAHPCTNGSEDFSKWISHRNHRGNMCGVDFILLRNPSKYRKPLKESLMEAVLGNINNLSLKLSPEAIGPLHLLEADGSHINYSQFLQTLAQLGLSGHSEDCIGTKDIRELWEQIDTDGDGVIDISDFSARNSCGLVQQNEDSEENTATEIRFNVSKAMLFPSEVERGIWPGDYSLSDHAQLTVVFSPVQ from the exons ATGGGTGAATCGAATGAAGATATCTGTGATCAAGAACAGAGGCCTCCTAGTTCAAATTCATTGGGGTGTGTTTCTTGCACTACTTTCAATATTCTTGCTCCAATTTACAAGCGATTGGACGATCAG CACTGCGAGAGTGAGTTCCACGAACTTTGGCTAAACCGGAATGAGAGCATACTGGATAGGCTGCTTGATTTAGGATCCTCAATTATATGTTTACAG GAATTCTGGGTTCAAAATGAAGAACTTGTGAGGATGTATGAGAAGAGACTTGGAGATGCTGGCTATCAGACTTTTAAACTTCCGCGTACCAATAACCGAGGAGATG GTCTGCTTACAGCAGTTTTCCAGACCCAATTCAATGTTGTGAATCACCAAGAATTTCGATTTAATGATATTGGTGATCGTGTATCCCAGCTTCTACATGTTGAGTTACTTGATCATTCTTCTCCCAACCAACCCACTAAGATGGAGAAGCAAGTTCTTGTTGTCAATACTCACTTAATTTTCCCGCACGATTCGAGTTATTGCTTTGTCAGGTTGCAACAG GTATACAAGATTTTACAATACATAGATCAATACTGTCAAGAAAACCAGCTCCCACCTCTTCCAGTCATTTTATGCGG GGATTGGAATGGAAGTAAGAAGGGGAATGTATATAAGTTTCTGCAATCACAAGGTTTCGTCTCAGCCTATGATATTGCTCATCCATGCACCAATGGCAGTGAAGATTTCTCTAAG TGGATTAGCCATCGTAACCATAGAGGCAATATGTGCGGTgtagattttattttgcttcGCAATCCCAGCAAATATCGGAAGCCGCTAAAAGAAAGCTTGATGGAAGCAGTTCTTGGGAACATCAAT AACCTGTCACTAAAATTGTCTCCAGAGGCCATCGGCCCATTACACCTTCTTGAAGCTGATGGCAGTCACATAAACTATTCTCAGTTCTTGCAAACTCTAGCTCAG TTGGGCTTAAGCGGTCACTCTGAAGATTGTATAGGTACCAAAGACATAAGAGAGTTATGGGAACAGATAGATACAGATGGGGATGGTGTGATTGATATATCAGACTTTTCT GCAAGAAACTCATGTGGTCTCGTGCAGCAAAATGAAGACAGTGAAGAAAATACTGCAACTGAAATCCGTTTCAATGTTAGCAAAGCGATGTTGTTTCCTTCGGAGGTTGAAAGAGGCATATGGCCTGGTGATTATTCCCTATCCGATCATGCCCAGTTGACTGTGGTGTTCTCCCCAGTGCAGTAa
- the LOC131324945 gene encoding uncharacterized calcium-binding protein At1g02270-like isoform X1 has protein sequence MGESNEDICDQEQRPPSSNSLGCVSCTTFNILAPIYKRLDDQHCESEFHELWLNRNESILDRLLDLGSSIICLQEFWVQNEELVRMYEKRLGDAGYQTFKLPRTNNRGDGLLTAVFQTQFNVVNHQEFRFNDIGDRVSQLLHVELLDHSSPNQPTKMEKQVLVVNTHLIFPHDSSYCFVRLQQVYKILQYIDQYCQENQLPPLPVILCGDWNGSKKGNVYKFLQSQGFVSAYDIAHPCTNGSEDFSKVWISHRNHRGNMCGVDFILLRNPSKYRKPLKESLMEAVLGNINNLSLKLSPEAIGPLHLLEADGSHINYSQFLQTLAQLGLSGHSEDCIGTKDIRELWEQIDTDGDGVIDISDFSARNSCGLVQQNEDSEENTATEIRFNVSKAMLFPSEVERGIWPGDYSLSDHAQLTVVFSPVQ, from the exons ATGGGTGAATCGAATGAAGATATCTGTGATCAAGAACAGAGGCCTCCTAGTTCAAATTCATTGGGGTGTGTTTCTTGCACTACTTTCAATATTCTTGCTCCAATTTACAAGCGATTGGACGATCAG CACTGCGAGAGTGAGTTCCACGAACTTTGGCTAAACCGGAATGAGAGCATACTGGATAGGCTGCTTGATTTAGGATCCTCAATTATATGTTTACAG GAATTCTGGGTTCAAAATGAAGAACTTGTGAGGATGTATGAGAAGAGACTTGGAGATGCTGGCTATCAGACTTTTAAACTTCCGCGTACCAATAACCGAGGAGATG GTCTGCTTACAGCAGTTTTCCAGACCCAATTCAATGTTGTGAATCACCAAGAATTTCGATTTAATGATATTGGTGATCGTGTATCCCAGCTTCTACATGTTGAGTTACTTGATCATTCTTCTCCCAACCAACCCACTAAGATGGAGAAGCAAGTTCTTGTTGTCAATACTCACTTAATTTTCCCGCACGATTCGAGTTATTGCTTTGTCAGGTTGCAACAG GTATACAAGATTTTACAATACATAGATCAATACTGTCAAGAAAACCAGCTCCCACCTCTTCCAGTCATTTTATGCGG GGATTGGAATGGAAGTAAGAAGGGGAATGTATATAAGTTTCTGCAATCACAAGGTTTCGTCTCAGCCTATGATATTGCTCATCCATGCACCAATGGCAGTGAAGATTTCTCTAAGGTG TGGATTAGCCATCGTAACCATAGAGGCAATATGTGCGGTgtagattttattttgcttcGCAATCCCAGCAAATATCGGAAGCCGCTAAAAGAAAGCTTGATGGAAGCAGTTCTTGGGAACATCAAT AACCTGTCACTAAAATTGTCTCCAGAGGCCATCGGCCCATTACACCTTCTTGAAGCTGATGGCAGTCACATAAACTATTCTCAGTTCTTGCAAACTCTAGCTCAG TTGGGCTTAAGCGGTCACTCTGAAGATTGTATAGGTACCAAAGACATAAGAGAGTTATGGGAACAGATAGATACAGATGGGGATGGTGTGATTGATATATCAGACTTTTCT GCAAGAAACTCATGTGGTCTCGTGCAGCAAAATGAAGACAGTGAAGAAAATACTGCAACTGAAATCCGTTTCAATGTTAGCAAAGCGATGTTGTTTCCTTCGGAGGTTGAAAGAGGCATATGGCCTGGTGATTATTCCCTATCCGATCATGCCCAGTTGACTGTGGTGTTCTCCCCAGTGCAGTAa